Sequence from the Fibrobacter sp. UWP2 genome:
CAATCGCGACGGATGCCCGCTGATGCTCGCCGGCGAAGAAGTTTCGGCAGGCAACAGCAAGGGTGAAAACGTCCACGTGACCGTGATGGCAAATGACGGCTACCTGCCCGGACTTGGCGACTGCGGGCGCTACTGGCTCGAGAACAAACCCACACGCAAAGTATTGCAAATTGCAAACGACACCGAGTCGCACTGTTTTGCCGCGCACCCCTTCCAGCAAATGGGGCTTTTGGAGAAATTTATTTTCAGACGCGGTTACTGGAACAGCGAAGACCTGGCCGGACTACGCGGCATCCAGTTTTGGAACGGCGTCTTGGACGAAGGATTTAAACTCGGTCGAGAGTTTTGGATCAAGGAACTGGGCAAGGGGAACTTTTTACTACCCATTGGCGGGAACGACGCCCACGGAGACCTGAACGACACGACCGCCGTGGACCTGCCGCTCATTTCGCTGAAGCACTCCCGCGACCACGTGTTCGGGAACGTGCGTACCGCCATCAAGCAAGTTTGGTCCAGTTCCGCCAATGCGAATCACGGTTTGACCGCAGAGTCGCTCCACAAGGCGTTTGAAGGCGACAACTGCTACATCACGAACGGACCTGCCCTGTGGTGGGAACGCATGGACGAAGCCAATATCGAGACCTACAGCAACGCCATCTTTTTCCACGCGCGGAACACCGAGGACTACGGCGGTGCGTTCCGCTACATCCGCATTTACGGACGCAAGCGCCTGCCCAGCGGGAAGTTCGCCGACAAAGAGGAACTGTGCCTCGAGAGCGTTGTCGCAGCAAGGTCCGAAACCGACATTGCCGTGAACGCCGGCGACTACGCCTACCTGCGCGCCGAATGCCTCACCGCCGACGGGCACTTCGCCCTGACTTCTGCCGCCAAGATTGAACAGGAGTAGCGCCATGAGCCCGCGTTTTATGAGCCCCATGGTGCGACGTCGGCCCCCGACGAACAGGGACAACGACCCGGTGGACAAACCGAAGAGCGAAACGAACCAGAGCCCCCAAAATAGTGCTGCGCCGCAAGGGGATGCCTTGACCGAAGAACTGCCCGAGGAATCTGTACAGGTTGCCACTGGAACTTACAGACAAATTCGTGACTACAGTTTGGTTTTGCTTTCCCAGAACATTGTCCACCGTTTGGAACGCTCGCCCGAAGGGCCCTTCGAAATTTTTGTCACGCCCGAGAATGAGGCGCGGTCCAGGCTCCAGCTTGGGCTCTACATCAAGGAGAACCCTCCCAAAGAGGAGAACCCGCCCATCCCGCTCAGCTTTAGCCTGCAGCCCATTTGGGTGTTGCTCGTGCCCATCTTATGCACGTTTGCCGACTTTGGAAACTTTATCCAGCGCATGCATTTGCAAGGCATCGCCGACGCCGAAAAGATTTTGCGAGGGGAATGGTGGCGAACGATTACCGCCATCACGCTGCACGGGGACGCACGCCACCTCGCCGGGAACCTAGTCACGGGTTACATCGTGTTGAACCTGATGTCTTACCGCATCCCGCTCGCCCGTATGGTGCCGTTCCTTGCCATCGGGAGTGCCATCGCGAATTTTTGTGTCGCGGCGACAGTGCAGGCCGACTACCGCGCCCTCGGGTTCTCGTCGTTCGTGTTCGCCGCCATCGGTGCGCTCGCGGTTATCGAGTTCCGCCTGATGCCGCACGAGACTCGCGGGCTTTTGCGCAGGTTCGCGCCTTTGTGCGGGGCGCTCTCGCTCGCCGTGTTCCTCGGCCTTGGCGAGAACGCCGACATTCTGGGGCACGCCTATGGATTTATTATGGGATGTTTGTGCGGGCTGATTCCCAAAAAGAAGACGCTCCGTTGGGGGACGCCTATGACGCCCGCCGACCTCCTATGGGTGATGTTCTACTTCGGCTTTTTCGTCTTCGGCTGGAAGAACGCCCTCACATAAGACAAACGCCTCGTTTTCACGAGGCGTCAAATTCGCATTTACAGCTTTTTATTATTCCGCCAAGAACTTCTTGGCCTTGTCGGCGTACACCTGGTTGTCGCCATAGACTTCGACAATGCGTTCGGCCATGTTCCTGGCCTTGTCGTTAGCACCGAGCTGCTGGTAAACGAGGGTCAACTTCCACATGGCGTCGGCCACCATCGGGGCTTCGTCCAGCGGTTCTTCCTTCTGGAAGCGATCTTCCTTGTCGCCCGTACGCTTGCCGAATTCACTCACGTACTTTTCGAGGAGACCGGCAGCAGCGGAATAGTCTCCCTTTTCGATTTTCACAGCAGCAAGGCCGTGCATGGCGGCAGACCGGACCAGCACCACAGAACCGGCATTGTCGAGCGACTTTTGGAAGAGTGCCGCGGCACCGTCAAAATCTTGTTTTTCGAACTTGATGTTGCCTGCAAAGAGGGCCGCCTTGGCAAGAGCCAAACCGTCAATCTTGCCAGCCTTGATCTGGGACTCGAATTCCACCAGGGCGCTATCCTTTTGGTCGGCATAGAGGTACGTCATGCCCACGCCAAGAAGTTCGGCCTGTTCGGCAGCGGCAGCCTTTTGGCTATCGCGGAACTGGACAATGCCCGCAACAACGACCAAGATAATGACCAGGCCCACCAGAGCCTTGGTTCCATGATTGACAAAAAAATCCTTGAGTTCAGAATTGTTCTGATTTGCTTCGTTAGCCATTTTCGACTTCCATTTTAAAATTTGTGACCCAATCATAGCAAAAAACACGGACTTTGCCAACCGGCCCCTCCCTTATCTTGACAAAAAACAAGCCTATTGCTATTTTTGACCCCGCTATGCCACTCTAGCTCAGCTGGTAGAGCAGCTGATTCGTAATCAGCAGGTCGGCAGTTCAAATCTGCTGGGTGGCTCGAAAGTCCCGAATCCGTCAAGGTTTCGGGACTTTTTTCATTTCACACTCCACATCGCACATCTAGCCTCAGGCCCTTTTTTTTACTATCTTTGCGCTCCCTATGAATCCGAATGGCGCAATTATTGTTCAGAGCAACCTCGAAATTATGGTCGAGGTCGACAACCCCAATTACGAAACGGCCCGTGATGCGATTGCCCCCTTTACCGAGCTGGTGAAGAGCCCCGAGCACCTGCACACCTACCGCATTAGCCACCTCTCCCTCTGGAACGCCGCCGCCACCGGACTGCGCGCCCAGGACGTCGTCGAAAGGCTTGAACGCGAAAGCCGCTACCCTGTGCCGCAATCGGTCATTACCGAGATCGAAGACTACATGGCCCGCTACGGGCTATTGCGGCTCAAAAAAGAGGACGACCGCCTGATCATGGAATCCGACGACAAGATTATGTTCGTCGAAATCTGCAAGCTCAAGGAAGTCGAGGACTTTGTACTCGAATTCATCGACGATACGCATGCCGTGATGGACCCGGAACGCCGCGGCCACCTCAAGATGGCGCTCACCAACGCGGGCTTCCCCGTCGAGGACCTCGCAGGCTACACCGTGGGCGACCCGCTCGAAATCAAGCTCCGCGAAACGACCCTCGCCGGCAAAAAGTTCGAACTCCGCGACTACCAGAAAGAAGCCGCACAGGTGTTCTACGCCAGCGGAAGCGAAAAGGGCGGCTCGGGAGTGATCGTGCTCCCCTGTGGTTCGGGCAAAACCGTCATTGGCCTTGCGACCATGGCGCTCATCCAAACCAAGACGCTCATTCTCACCCCGAACATCTCGGCAAGCCGCCAGTGGATTCGCGAAATTTGCGACAAGACGAACCTGACCATTGACCAGGTGAAGGAATACTCCGGCGAAGTCAAGGAAATCGGCCCCGTAACAGTCGCGACCTACCAGATTTTGACCCAGCGCAAGCGTGTCAAAAAAGAAGGCGAAGAGACGAACACCGAGAACCTCGAGATGAGCGACGAAGAAGTGAAGAAGGAACTCGCCAACTTCCCGCTGTTTAGCGAGCAAAAATGGGGCCTTATGATTTACGACGAGGTGCACTTGCTCCCCGCCCCCGTTTTCCGTCTGAGCACCGAGATGCAGGCAACCCGTCGCCTTGGCCTCACAGCAACGCTCGTACGTGAAGACCACAAAGAAACAGAAGTGTTCAGCTTGATTGGCCCTAAAAAGTATGACATCCCGTGGCGCGTACTCGAGGCACAGGGTTGGATCGCGACCGCCGACTGTAACGAGATTCGCATCCCCATGGAAACGGAGCTCAAGATGAAGTACGCGCTCGCCCCCATCCGTGAAAAGATCACGCTCGCAAGCACGAACCCCGAGAAAACGGATATCGTTGAACGCCTGCTCAAGTATTTTGACAAACCCGACGACCGCGTGCTCATCATTGGTCAGTACATCGACCAGCTTGAAGCGCTCTCTAAGGACCTGGAAATCCCGCTCATCACGGGCAAGACCCCAAACAAGGAACGCGAACGCTTGTACGCCGCCTTCCGTGACGGCAGCCAAAAGAACCTGATGGTCTCGAAGGTCGGCAACTTCGCCATCGACCTGCCCGATGCCAACGTGCTCATCCAAGTTTCGGGGACGTTCGGCAGCCGCCAGGAAGAGGCCCAACGTCTGGGCCGCGTGCTTAGGCCCAAGAGCGACGGCGGTGCGGCACACTTCTACAGCATCGTGACGCAGGATTCCAAGGAACAGGAATTCGCCATGAACCGCCAGCTGTTCTTGACCGAGCAGGGATACGCCTATAAGATCATCAAGCGCGGGGACTGGGACATCCTCGCCCGTACACCTGAAGAACTGGCTGCACGCAAATCGTAAAAATTCTATCTTTGTTCCCGCTTGGCGCATGTTGCGCCGCATTAACGGAGGCTAAAATGGCTCTACAGTTCTACAACACCGCATCGCGCAAGAAAGAAGTATTCACTCTCCCGGAAGGCGTTCCCGCCGTGCGCATGTACTGTTGCGGCCCGACGGTGTACCATTTCGCCCACATCGGCAACCTCCGCACCTACATTTTCGAAGACTTTTTGGTGCGTACGCTGAAGTACTACGGCTACAAGGTGAACCACATTGTGAACATCACCGACGTGGGCCACCTCACCAGCGACGCCGACTCCGGCGACGACAAGATGGAAAAGGGCGCCGCCCGCGAAGGCAAGTCCGTCTGGGACATCGCGAAGTTCTACACCGACGCATTCATGGCCGACTGGCACCGCTTAAACATCCAGGAACCGACCCGCTGGACGCCGGCGACGCAGCACATCCAGGAACAGATCAACCTGGTGAAGACCCTGGAAGAAAAGGGTTACACCTACCGCACCAGCGATGGCATCTACTTCGACAGCCTCAAGTTCCCGCGCTACGCCGACTTCGCCCGCCTCGACGTGGAAAACCTGCGCAAGGGTAGCCGCATCGACATGGGCGAAAAGAAGAACGCCACCGACTTTGCTCTGTGGAAGTTCAGCCCGAAGGACAAGAAGCGCGCCATGGAATGGGACAGCCCGTGGGGCGTTGGTTTCCCCGGCTGGCACATCGAATGCTCCGCCATGGCCATGAAGTACAACGGCCCGACGCTCGATATTCACTGCGGCGGTACCGACCACATCCGCGTGCACCATACCAACGAAATCGCCCAGAGCGAATGCGCGAACGGCGTGACCTTCGCCCGTTTCTGGATGCACGGCGAATTCCTGCGCACCGCAAGCGAAGAAAAGCTCGAAGACGGCACAACTGAACAGAAGTTCGGCAAGATGAGCAAGTCCAGCGGCGAATTCCTGACAGTTTCCTTGTTGATGGACCGCGGCTTCAACCCGCTCGACTACCGCTTCTTCGCGATTGGCAGCCACTACCGTAACTACCTGAACTTCACGTGGGAAGCCCTGGAAGGCGCCAAGGAAGGCCTCAAGAGCTTGCACAAGAAGACGGACCCGCTGATCGGCAAGGCTACCGCGATTACCAGCGATGCAGCCAAGGCATTCCAGAACGAGTTCAAGGACGCTATCGGCGACGACTTGAACATGCCGCGCGCCCTCGGCATCATGAACACGATGCTCAAGAGCGATATCGATGACGGCGAGAAGGCCGCCCTGGTGGCCGACTTCGACCAGATTTTCGGTCTGAAGCTCGACCAGCCTCGTGAAGAATACGCCAAGAAGGGCGCGAACGACGGCGTGGATGTCGCCAAGATTGAAGCTCTGATAGCCGCCCGCAAGGAAGCCCGTGCCAACAAGAACTGGGCCGAAAGTGACCGCATCCGCGACGAACTCGCCGCGATGAACGTGGTCATCAAGGACTCCAAGGAAGGCACGACCTGGACGCTGAAATAATTCGCGGACGGGACTAGCGGGGCGCGTAGAATAGCCCGCAGGCAGGCTATTCAGCGAACTTCTTGATAATCACGACACCGTTGTGACCGCCAAAGCCAAGGGATGCCGAGGCGGCAACGTCGATATTGCCTTCGACGCCCTTGTTCGGCACGTAATCGAGGTCGCATTCCGGATCCGGAGTCTCGTAGTTGATGGTCGCCGGGAAGAACGAATCGCGAATGGCGAGCGTGCTGATAATGGCTTCGCAAACACCGGCGGCGCCTACGCAATGACCCGTCATGCTCTTGGTGCTACTGACCTTGATCTTGTAGGCGCGTTCGCCGAGGGCGATCTTTAGCATCGCGGTTTCAGTCATGTCGTTCAAGTGCGTGGAAGTGCCATGGGCGTTGTAGTAGTCAATGTCTTCGGCAGTGACGCCCGCATCCTTCATGGCGCGCATAAACGCCTTTGCGCAACCTTCGCCATCGGGCTTGGGGCTCGTGATATGGTAGGCGTCGGCGGAAGCGCCGTAGCCCGCAAGTTCTGCGTAAATATGGGCGCCGCGGGCCTTCGCATGTCCCAGTTCTTCGAGGATGAGCACGGCACCGCCCTCGCCCATCACAAAACCGGAGCGGTCCTTGTCAAAGGGGCGCGAAGCCTTTTCGGGGCAGTCGTTGAACTTGTCGGTAAGCGCATGCATGCCGGCAAAACTCTTAATGGAGTATTCGGTGATGCCGCTTTCGGAGCCACCCGCGAGGCAAACATCCAGGCGTCCGCTGCGTACGGCGTCAAGCGCCACGCCAATGGCGTCGGTACCCGAGGCACAAGCGGTCGCAATAGTCCAGGCGCAGCCCGTGATGCCGAGCGCGATAGAGACGTTGGCAGCGCCTTCGTTCGGAATCAGTTCAGGCATGGCGAGGGGCGAAACACGGCGCTTGCCGCGGGCAATGTACTGCGTAAACGTTTCATCAATCACGTCCATGCCGCCAAGGCCGCATCCGGCGACAATGCCCGTCGTATCGGCGCGCAAATCGTCTTCGGTGAGCTTTGCATCGGCGATGGCCTCGTTAGAGGCGGCGAGCAGGAACTGCGTAAAACGAGCCATACGACCGGCGTCCTTCGGGTCAATGCCGTGATCCTCGGGCTTAAAATCTTTCACTTCGGCGGCGATTTTCACGGAACTCGTACTCGCATCGAACAGGGTGATGGGCCCTACGCCGCACTTGCCCTGCTTGATGGATTCCCAGAGGGCGTTCACGTTCTTGCCTACGGGCGTCACGGCGCCCATGCCAGTAATCACAATTCTTCTTCTGTCCATATTTTTCCTTTTACTCCTGAATCCTTCACGCTATCGTGCTCAGGATAACGACGCCGGTCGTTGCCGCTACGCAGCTCAAGTCAATTTCCTTCCTTTGTTTCCGGGGGGCAGTCTGCGGGATTCGACTCCGCAGCTTTTTCCACCTCGTCGGACTTTGCTTCGGCAGCCTTTTCGATTTCCGCCTTGTCCTTATCGCGGATGGTCGCACGGCGAATCTTGCCGCTAATGGTCTTCGGGAGTTCCGTCACAAAGTCAATGAAACGCGGGCTCTTGTACGAGGCAGCCACCTTCTTGGTGAACAGCTGGATGTCCTTCGCCAGCTCCTTGGACGCCTCGACGCCCTTCTGCAGCACAATGGTCGCCTTCACGGCCTGCCCGCGCGAGCTGTCTTCCACACCAGTCACCGCGACTTCCAAAACCGCCGGGTGTTTGTGGATAACTTCTTCCACCTCGAAGGGGCTAATGCGGTAGCCCGAACTCTTGATGAGGTCGTCGGTACGGCCCACAAACCAGTAATAGCCGTCCTTGTCACGCCAGGCGGTGTCGCCCGTGTGGTACACTCCGCCCTCGAACACACGCGCGGTGCGCTCTTCGTCGCGATAGTAGCCGCCGAACATGCCAAAGGGTTTGCCCTCATCAATACGGATAATGATCTCGCCAACTTCCTCGGGCTTGCAACTTTCACCCTCGGCGTTCACAATGTCCATGCGGTAGCCGGGGGACGGCTTGCCCATGGAACCCGGGCGCGGTTCCATCCACGGAAAGTTTCCCGTAGTGAGCGTGAGCTCGGTTTG
This genomic interval carries:
- the fabF gene encoding beta-ketoacyl-ACP synthase II, yielding MDRRRIVITGMGAVTPVGKNVNALWESIKQGKCGVGPITLFDASTSSVKIAAEVKDFKPEDHGIDPKDAGRMARFTQFLLAASNEAIADAKLTEDDLRADTTGIVAGCGLGGMDVIDETFTQYIARGKRRVSPLAMPELIPNEGAANVSIALGITGCAWTIATACASGTDAIGVALDAVRSGRLDVCLAGGSESGITEYSIKSFAGMHALTDKFNDCPEKASRPFDKDRSGFVMGEGGAVLILEELGHAKARGAHIYAELAGYGASADAYHITSPKPDGEGCAKAFMRAMKDAGVTAEDIDYYNAHGTSTHLNDMTETAMLKIALGERAYKIKVSSTKSMTGHCVGAAGVCEAIISTLAIRDSFFPATINYETPDPECDLDYVPNKGVEGNIDVAASASLGFGGHNGVVIIKKFAE
- a CDS encoding DNA repair helicase XPB, whose amino-acid sequence is MNPNGAIIVQSNLEIMVEVDNPNYETARDAIAPFTELVKSPEHLHTYRISHLSLWNAAATGLRAQDVVERLERESRYPVPQSVITEIEDYMARYGLLRLKKEDDRLIMESDDKIMFVEICKLKEVEDFVLEFIDDTHAVMDPERRGHLKMALTNAGFPVEDLAGYTVGDPLEIKLRETTLAGKKFELRDYQKEAAQVFYASGSEKGGSGVIVLPCGSGKTVIGLATMALIQTKTLILTPNISASRQWIREICDKTNLTIDQVKEYSGEVKEIGPVTVATYQILTQRKRVKKEGEETNTENLEMSDEEVKKELANFPLFSEQKWGLMIYDEVHLLPAPVFRLSTEMQATRRLGLTATLVREDHKETEVFSLIGPKKYDIPWRVLEAQGWIATADCNEIRIPMETELKMKYALAPIREKITLASTNPEKTDIVERLLKYFDKPDDRVLIIGQYIDQLEALSKDLEIPLITGKTPNKERERLYAAFRDGSQKNLMVSKVGNFAIDLPDANVLIQVSGTFGSRQEEAQRLGRVLRPKSDGGAAHFYSIVTQDSKEQEFAMNRQLFLTEQGYAYKIIKRGDWDILARTPEELAARKS
- a CDS encoding rhomboid family intramembrane serine protease yields the protein MSPRFMSPMVRRRPPTNRDNDPVDKPKSETNQSPQNSAAPQGDALTEELPEESVQVATGTYRQIRDYSLVLLSQNIVHRLERSPEGPFEIFVTPENEARSRLQLGLYIKENPPKEENPPIPLSFSLQPIWVLLVPILCTFADFGNFIQRMHLQGIADAEKILRGEWWRTITAITLHGDARHLAGNLVTGYIVLNLMSYRIPLARMVPFLAIGSAIANFCVAATVQADYRALGFSSFVFAAIGALAVIEFRLMPHETRGLLRRFAPLCGALSLAVFLGLGENADILGHAYGFIMGCLCGLIPKKKTLRWGTPMTPADLLWVMFYFGFFVFGWKNALT
- a CDS encoding tol-pal system YbgF family protein, with product MANEANQNNSELKDFFVNHGTKALVGLVIILVVVAGIVQFRDSQKAAAAEQAELLGVGMTYLYADQKDSALVEFESQIKAGKIDGLALAKAALFAGNIKFEKQDFDGAAALFQKSLDNAGSVVLVRSAAMHGLAAVKIEKGDYSAAAGLLEKYVSEFGKRTGDKEDRFQKEEPLDEAPMVADAMWKLTLVYQQLGANDKARNMAERIVEVYGDNQVYADKAKKFLAE
- the cysS gene encoding cysteine--tRNA ligase; its protein translation is MALQFYNTASRKKEVFTLPEGVPAVRMYCCGPTVYHFAHIGNLRTYIFEDFLVRTLKYYGYKVNHIVNITDVGHLTSDADSGDDKMEKGAAREGKSVWDIAKFYTDAFMADWHRLNIQEPTRWTPATQHIQEQINLVKTLEEKGYTYRTSDGIYFDSLKFPRYADFARLDVENLRKGSRIDMGEKKNATDFALWKFSPKDKKRAMEWDSPWGVGFPGWHIECSAMAMKYNGPTLDIHCGGTDHIRVHHTNEIAQSECANGVTFARFWMHGEFLRTASEEKLEDGTTEQKFGKMSKSSGEFLTVSLLMDRGFNPLDYRFFAIGSHYRNYLNFTWEALEGAKEGLKSLHKKTDPLIGKATAITSDAAKAFQNEFKDAIGDDLNMPRALGIMNTMLKSDIDDGEKAALVADFDQIFGLKLDQPREEYAKKGANDGVDVAKIEALIAARKEARANKNWAESDRIRDELAAMNVVIKDSKEGTTWTLK
- a CDS encoding PHP domain-containing protein; its protein translation is MSLWPGEKLRYAETHFKFKLPWSLLYRPWPEIIFDMPFQVVPSAEPTLWIVIRDADRFPVVLESAEVEFTREGDATEARTFELNLNASKAVEFFPVPLGKLSPGKYRIFPKATIKAIGPNTARGKERKRTFNRWNLPGLRPQPLQVQVLAKAPPKAPGFAVGETHSHTHYSRDHVEFGASPFVFQQAAKSIGLDFVSCTDHAYDFAFTDEDYTKEALSPAPRFKALRDEVAALNNDDGSNRDGCPLMLAGEEVSAGNSKGENVHVTVMANDGYLPGLGDCGRYWLENKPTRKVLQIANDTESHCFAAHPFQQMGLLEKFIFRRGYWNSEDLAGLRGIQFWNGVLDEGFKLGREFWIKELGKGNFLLPIGGNDAHGDLNDTTAVDLPLISLKHSRDHVFGNVRTAIKQVWSSSANANHGLTAESLHKAFEGDNCYITNGPALWWERMDEANIETYSNAIFFHARNTEDYGGAFRYIRIYGRKRLPSGKFADKEELCLESVVAARSETDIAVNAGDYAYLRAECLTADGHFALTSAAKIEQE